A single window of Saccharomyces kudriavzevii IFO 1802 strain IFO1802 genome assembly, chromosome: 16 DNA harbors:
- the SMK1 gene encoding mitogen-activated protein kinase SMK1 (similar to Saccharomyces cerevisiae SMK1 (YPR054W); ancestral locus Anc_3.338): protein MNRMLTDNTRAINVPSSLVVAEQRTIFAKERISIPGHYEIIQFLGKGAYGTVCSVKFKGQNPPAKIAVKKISNIFNKEILLKRAIRELKFMNFFKGHKNIVNLIDLEIVSSSPYDGLYCYQELIDYDLAKVIHSSVQLSEFHIKYFLYQILCGLKYIHSADVIHRDLKPGNILCTLNGCLKICDFGLARGIHAEFFQCNPSVQPHITNYVATRWYRAPELLLSNQPYNKSIDIWAVGCILAEFYARKPVFMGRDSMHQVFEIIKILGTPDKDLLIRFGTIKAWNLGKNSNNPIYKKIPWSNIFPFASLQAINLIESLLHWDSTHRLNVEQAISHPFLNEVRKPDDEPVCFQSPFDFTYESELDSMSKLRGYLVKEVNDFKTELTSPPS, encoded by the coding sequence ATGAATCGCATGCTCACAGACAATACCAGGGCCATAAATGTACCCTCCAGTCTCGTCGTAGCTGAGCAGAGGACCATTTTTGCCAAGGAGAGAATTTCCATTCCTGGACATTACGAGATCATCCAGTTCCTGGGCAAGGGCGCCTATGGGACCGTGTGTTCCGTGAAGTTTAAAGGACAGAACCCGCCCGCCAAGATCGCGGTTAAAAAGATCAGCAACATCTTCAACAAGGagattcttttgaaaagggcGATCCGCGAGCTGAAGTTCATGAACTTCTTCAAGGGCCATAAGAACATTGTCAATCTGATTGATCTCGAGATAGTGTCTAGCTCGCCCTATGACGGACTGTACTGCTACCAGGAACTTATCGACTACGATTTGGCCAAGGTCATACACTCCTCTGTGCAACTCTCGGAGTTTCACATTAAATACTTTCTTTACCAGATCCTGTGCGGGCTGAAGTACATACACAGCGCAGATGTCATCCATCGGGATTTGAAGCCGGGAAACATTCTGTGTACTTTGAATGGGTGTCTGAAGATTTGCGATTTTGGTCTCGCCAGAGGTATCCATGCCGAGTTTTTCCAGTGTAATCCTAGCGTACAGCCCCATATAACAAATTATGTTGCTACAAGATGGTACAGGGCGCCAGAATTGCTTTTGTCCAACCAACCGTACAACAAGTCCATCGACATATGGGCCGTTGGGTGCATCCTTGCGGAATTTTATGCTCGGAAGCCCGTCTTCATGGGACGTGACTCCATGCATCAAGTTTTCGAAATAATTAAAATTTTGGGCACTCCTGATAAAGATCTTTTGATCAGGTTTGGCACCATTAAAGCCTGGAATCTTGGCAAAAATAGTAATAATCCtatatataagaaaatcCCATGGTCCAATATTTTCCCCTTTGCCTCACTCCAAGCTATAAATCTCATAGAATCGTTACTTCATTGGGACTCGACACATAGGCTAAATGTGGAGCAAGCCATCTCACACCCATTTTTAAACGAGGTACGGAAACCGGATGACGAACCAGTGTGTTTTCAAAGTCCTTTTGACTTCACTTATGAATCAGAATTAGATTCAATGTCAAAGTTAAGAGGCTACTTAGTCAAAGAAGTGAATGATTTCAAAACCGAACTGACCTCCCCACCTTCATAA
- the SEC8 gene encoding exocyst subunit SEC8 (similar to Saccharomyces cerevisiae SEC8 (YPR055W); ancestral locus Anc_3.340), producing MDYLRPAQKGRRRGLSINSLSETQQSAMNSSLDHLQNDLNRIDLQWNRILSDNTNPLELALAFLDDTSVGLGHRYEEFNQLKSQISSHLQDVVNEHSQVFNTNVASYGKVVDSIMQAQEQTLNLKKCLKEADGKITMDKGSLQELNDNNLKYTRMVDVLVNIEELLQIPEKIEENIRKENFHQVQVLLERGFILMNNKSLKTVEILKPINQQLELQEHILFNNLIEEIHDIMYSKSNKTNFTKVTNNDIFKIISISHNGFTSLENYLYNIVNIDIMEHAKTINKNLEQFIHDQSLNKGEIMLQEKIATQPSLALSGNQENEGFNRIGFLLTTINNINKLPVAFTIITERAKEEIHNIIVKSTESIRSKHPSLLKMASSLKNDNQFGLPVQDILSIILRECFWEIFLKLLYAIQSHRVIFEMSNILQPTSSAKPAYKFNKIWRKLLDEIELLLARYINNPELLTNDNGSSKTINDATNKAPNLPRRKNPKIFSLEHNIEDNSSLKDQAFELKALLKDIFPGFSVSSNMDLDSIYVKDESFEQDEPLVPPSIFNMKVILDPFLLFTQSTSTIVPSVLTENTISSLTFFDDYVNKSFLPRIQMTMNYLFTIEVESNNPYALELSDENHNIFKTALDFQKLFYNLLNVFNTANTFRAKISHCIMDLLNHFYTYYLGQFNTLIGTSDRHLSRKIITVWLQNGTLMDQERKILNGDESLFNEESRELFKDIPHLYEAGKGLSKSDLFNNLTLDTILQFSASVIWILNWLPDLKKAINVEEMNQEPILDADRLRGDWSFSESMNLNLSNPNSNQNSLGNLKILLDDKASKKFDETVDGFKTLKFKLMAILRFNIRALCIYDIGSFFQNTKIWNMDVGSIELDQNIASLISELRRTENKLKQQLSDNEKNNVFIGLDIVNNYALIKGAKSIKVLNNNGIKKMLRNVNVLQHAYRNLSSEPSKINMNVTMNFYSLCGSSETELFKYIEDNELQHCSVDDMKTILRLQFSEEMQRQLKRQSTKSTKGSTKPSNKRYTEALEKLNKLEKEQSKAGPHPKAAPLRSSFKIAGGANDNDKL from the coding sequence ATGGATTACTTAAGACCCGCTCAGAAGGGAAGAAGACGTGGTCTTTCCATTAACAGTCTTTCAGAGACTCAGCAATCTGCTATGAATAGTTCCTTAGaccatcttcaaaatgatTTGAATAGGATAGACCTCCAATGGAATAGAATACTTTCAGACAATACAAATCCCTTAGAACTAGCACTCGCATTTCTGGACGATACTTCCGTGGGCCTAGGCCACAGATACGAAGAATTTAACCAATTGAAGTCACAAATTAGTAGTCATTTACAAGACGTCGTCAATGAGCACAGTCAAGTCTTCAACACCAATGTGGCCTCTTATGGAAAGGTCGTCGATTCCATCATGCAAGCCCAGGAGCAGACCTTAAATCTGAAAAAGTGCTTAAAGGAGGCTGATGGGAAGATCACCATGGATAAAGGCTCTTTACAGGAATTGAATGACAACAACTTGAAGTATACCAGAATGGTTGATGTCTTGGTCAATATCGAGGAACTACTGCAAATTCCCGAAAAAATCGAAGAAAACatcagaaaagaaaatttccatCAAGTACAAGttcttttggaaagagGGTTTATATTAATGAACAataaatcattgaaaacaGTGGAAATTTTAAAACCTATAAACCAACAACTTGAATTGCAAGAGCACATACTTTTCAATAACTTGATTGAAGAGATTCACGATATCATGTACTCCAAATCTAACAAGACGAATTTTACTAAAGTGACtaataatgatattttcaagatCATAAGCATCTCTCACAACGGCTTTACTAGCTTGGAGAATTACCTTTATAACATAGTCAACATCGATATTATGGAGCATGCCAAGacaataaacaaaaatctCGAACAATTTATCCATGACCAGTCGTTGAATAAAGGAGAGATCATGTTACAAGAGAAAATTGCCACTCAACCATCACTGGCTTTATCTGGGaaccaagaaaatgaggGATTCAACAGAATTGGGTTTTTATTAACAACcataaataatatcaataagTTACCAGTTGCattcaccatcatcacagaaagagcaaaagaagaaatccataatattattgtaAAGAGTACAGAATCTATACGTTCAAAGCATCCTTCTTTACTTAAGATGGCGAGCAGTTTGAAAAACGACAATCAGTTCGGCCTACCCGTACAGGATATTCTTTCCATCATTTTGAGGGAATGTTTTTGGgagatatttttgaagttaCTCTATGCCATTCAATCTCACCGcgttatttttgaaatgtcAAACATTTTGCAGCCAACCTCTTCAGCCAAACCGGCTTACAAGTTTAATAAAATTTGGAGAAAACTGTTGGACGAAATAGAATTACTGCTTGCTAGGTATATCAACAACCCTGAATTGCTAACAAACGACAATGGTAGCAGTAAAACAATCAATGATGCAACTAATAAAGCACCTAACTTACCCAGGAGGAAAAatcccaaaattttttcactggAGCATAACATTGAGGATAattcatctttgaaagatcaGGCTTTTGAACTGAAGGCTCTACTAAAGGATATTTTTCCCGGATTTTCGGTTTCTTCGAACATGGATTTAGATTCTATCTACGTCAAGGATGAATCCTTTGAGCAAGACGAGCCTCTAGTTCCCCCTTCTATTTTTAATATGAAAGTGATTTTGGATCCCTTCTTACTATTTACACAATCAACGTCTACCATCGTGCCAAGCGTTTTAACTGAAAACAcaatttcctctttgaCATTTTTCGACGATTATGTGAATAAAAGCTTCCTGCCAAGGATTCAGATGACTATGAATTATCTATTCACCATTGAAGTAGAATCCAACAACCCGTATGCGTTAGAACTATCCGATGAAAACCataacattttcaaaacagcattagattttcaaaaactatTCTACAACCTGTTGAACGTTTTCAACACAGCAAACACATTCAGAGCAAAAATTTCACACTGCATTATGGACCTTCTAAATCATTTTTACACTTACTATTTAGGGCAATTTAATACCTTAATTGGTACTTCCGATAGGCACTTGAGTAGGAAAATTATCACTGTATGGTTACAAAACGGTACTTTGATGGATCAGGAACGAAAGATTCTAAATGGAGATGAATCGCTTTTCAACGAAGAATCCAGAGAGTTGTTTAAAGATATACCCCATCTCTATGAAGCTGGTAAAGGTCTGAGTAAGTCCGATTTATTCAATAACTTGACCTTGGATACAATTTTACAGTTTTCAGCAAGCGTGATATGGATCTTGAATTGGTTACCGGATCTAAAAAAAGCTATTAATGTTGAGGAAATGAACCAAGAGCCTATATTGGATGCTGATAGATTGAGAGGCGACTGGTCATTCTCTGAATCAATGAATCtgaatctttcaaatccaaattCCAACCAAAACTCATTAggaaatttgaagattttactggatGACAAGgcttccaaaaaatttgatgaaacaGTTGACGGATTCAAAACATTGAAGTTCAAACTAATGGCTATACTAAGATTTAATATTAGGGCCTTGTGTATATATGATATTggctctttttttcaaaacactAAGATTTGGAATATGGATGTAGGTAGCATTGAATTAGATCAGAATATTGCTTCGCTAATTTCAGAATTAAGGAGAACTGAAAATAAATTGAAGCAACAGTTATCAGACAACGAGAAAAACAATGTATTCATTGGTCTTGATATAGTAAACAATTACGCTTTGATCAAAGGTGCAAAATCCATAAAAGTACTGAATAATAACGggatcaaaaaaatgttaagAAATGTAAATGTTTTACAACATGCTTATAGAAATCTTTCCTCCGAGCCGTCAAAGATCAACATGAACGTCACAATGAACTTCTATTCATTATGTGGGTCCAGTGAAACTGAACTATTCAAATATATAGAAGACAATGAGTTACAACATTGTTCTGTCGATGATATGAAAACTATATTGAGATTGCAGTTTAGTGAAGAAATGCAACGTCAATTAAAGAGACAAAGCACTAAATCAACTAAAGGTTCCACGAAACCTTCCAATAAGAGGTATACAGAAGCTTTAGAGAAACTAAATAAGCTAGAAAAAGAGCAGTCGAAAGCAGGACCCCACCCGAAAGCTGCGCCACTTAGAAGCAGCTTTAAAATTGCTGGCGGTGCAAATGATAACGACAAGCTGTAA